The sequence below is a genomic window from Corynebacterium afermentans subsp. afermentans.
TTCCTAGCGCCCGCCGGCAACTGCGACGCCGTCAAACGCGTGGACACGGAGCACATGACGGTGGCGAAGGTGGACAACCTCGCCGAGGCCGTCGAGGCGATGGAGGATTTCGCCGCGGGTGCTGATGTGCCCGCCTGCGAGTAGTTACTGCTTGGCCAGCCCCAAGTCGTAGATACGCTGGCGCGGATCATCCTGCTCGGTGGAGATCAGCTGCTGCATCACCTGACCGGCCTCGTTGTCCACCACGGTGATGATCGCGGAGGTGCCGAGCGTGGACCAGCCCACCACGCGGTCGCCGTTGTCTTCCACCACGCGCGAGGAGCGCAGCTCGGTGAGAAGCTGCGTTGTCGAGGCGGCCTTGGAGTCGGAGTCGAAGAATTGGAACTGGCCGATGCCCTCGCCGGAGCAGTCGAAGGAGCCGCTCAAACCGCCCGCCGCGCAGTCGTCGAACTGGTCGAAGAACTCTTCCGGGGCCAACGTGGAGAAGCGTTCGCGCACTTCCGCCAGCGCGTCAGCTTCCTGCTTCTTTCCGCTTGTCGACGTCGCATCCGCCGTGCCCGCAGCAGTCTTCTTCGACGAGGATTTCGTGGACGCGGCGGTCGTGGACGACTTGGGCGAGCTGGAAGCAGTCTCGCTTCGCGTCGACGTCACCGTCGCAGTGTCAGTCTCGGTGCCCGAGTCGGTCTCGGTGTCGGTTTCGAGACCGGTCTGCTCTGGCTCGCTCGGCGGCGTTTCCGTGGAGGTGATCTCCGGCGCGCGGGTATCGGGGTCCTCGGAGTCGGAATCGTTGGAGCACGCCGTTAGCGTGAGCGCTGCGGCGGTGGCGGCGGCGATGATGGAGACGGAGCGGGACCAGGGGCGGGAAGTAGACACAACTGACATACTAAACCAGCTCGTCCGGGTCCTGCTCGAGGCCGTAGCGCAGCGCCGCCACTACACCCGGGGCTACGCCGGGCCCGCCGCGTAGCTCGATGTCGTCTTGGGCGAACGCGCCGCGCTCCTCCAACTCATCCTCGGTCAGGCGCAGCTGCAGCAGCGTCTGGTCGATGTCTTCTTCCCGCAGCACGCCGGAGAACAGGCGTGCCGGGCGCGGCTCAGCGGCCTCGCCGGCGGAGGCGTCCTTGAACACGATCTCCTGCGCCAAGATCACGCCCTGCACGTCGCGCGGCCAGGCGATGCGGGAGACGTACTCGCCCAGTTCCTCGGAGCCGGGCAGGATGTGCTCTGGGAGGTCTTGGACCACCAGTGTTAACGGGGAAGAGTCGTCGAGGTGGCCCAGCTCGTCGACAAGCAACTGCGTGGGTACCAGGCCGAACAGTGTCGGGGGAGCGTCCCACCCCTCCGCGTGGACGAACTCGACGGCCTCCATCATGGCCTTATTTAATGCTTGCTGTTCGCGCACGGGAACCCTCCGGGCTAGTTTGACGTTGGATTATTTAAGCTTGATGCTTATCTGCGTTGCACACACTAATTCCTAAGGAGCAGGCTTGGCTACCCGCCTCAATCGGCCACAACCACGCGCCAAGAAACCGAACACGGGGTTAATGACCACCATCGGTGTCTTGGGCCTCATTCTTTTCCTCCTGCCAATGGCAGTCGGGCTGTACACCGACTTCCTGTGGTTCGGGGAGGTGGACTTTAGGGGCGTGTTTAACCGCGTGATCCTGGTCCGCGTGGTGCTGTTTATCATCTTTGCGCTGCTCGGCGGCGCGATCACCTGGATTGCCGCCCGACTGGCGTGGCGCGGCAGACCCCAGGAGCAGGCCGCGCCGTTCGACCAGGCCGCGCAGTACCGCCAGCAGGTGCAGCAGTCCGTTCGCGGCATGCTGGTGTGGGTGCCGGTTGTCGTGGCCATCCTGTCCGGCCTGGCCGGCCAGCGCATGTGGCGCGTGTTCATGCTCTGGTTCAACGGCGGCGAGTTCGGTTCCACCGACGCGCAGTTTGGCAAGGACCTGGGCTTCTACGCGTTTACCCTGCCCGGCATTTCCGCGGTGGTGGACACGCTTTCCATGCTGCTTCTGGTGGCGTTTTTGGTCGCGGCGGTAGGCCACTACCTGCTGGGCGGCATCCGCATTGGCAACAAGGTCTCCGGCATCTCCGGTCACATCAGCAAAAACGCGCGCATCCAGCTCGCCGTCACCGCTGGCCTGTGGATGCTGCTGAAGGCTGTGAGCTACTGGCTGGAGCGCTACTACCTGCTCTACAGCGAAAACGACATCTTCACCGGTGCGTCCTACACCACCGTCAACGCCATGCTGCCGGCGAAGATCATCCTCACCGTCATTGCAGTTTTGGTGGCCGCGGCGTTTTTCGCCTCCATCGTCTACCGCGACTTCCGCGTGCCGGTCATGGCCACCGTGCTGATGCTGTTGTCGTCTCTGGTGGTGGGCAACGTCTGGCCGGCGCTGATGGAGCAGTTCTCCGTCAAACCCAACCGCCAGGCCAAGGAGTACGAGTACATCGGCCGCAATATCGAGGCCACCCGTGAGGCGTACGGGCTTACGGACGACAACGTGACCTACCTGGATAACTGGGGCGCTGGCAACACCTCCAACTCCGACGTCGCCTCCGACGCGGCCACGATTTCCAACCTGCGCCTTTTGGACCCGGAGATCATCTCTCCGACGTTTACCCAGAACCAGCAGCTGCGTAACTTCTACGGCTTCCCGGACCAGCTGGCCATGGACCGCTACCAGGTGGACGGCGAGCTGCGTGACTTCGTGGTTGCGGCCCGCGAGATGGATCCGAACTCGCTGAGTGAGAACCAGCGCGACTGGATTAACCGCCACACGGTGTACACCCACGGCAACGGGTTTATCGCCGCCCAGGCCAACACCGTGGACGAGGCGGCGCAGGACGCCGGCTCCACCCGCGGCGGCCTGCCCATCTTCACGGTGTCCGACCTGCAGTCCAACGCCGCCGCAAAGGCCTCCGAGGACGCAGAGGAGCTGGGCATCAAGGTCGACGAGCCGCGCATCTACTACGGCCCGGTGATCGCTTCTGCCGAGGACGGCCTGGACTACGCGATTGTGGGCGAGGCCGGCCAGGGCCCGGTGGAGTACGACACGGACAACTCCACCTACACCTACGACGGCAAGGGCGGCGTGGACATCGGCAACATCTTCAACCGCCTCGCCTACACGGTGAAATACCAGGAGCTGAACTTCCTGCTGTCCGACCGCGTTGGTGGCGACTCGAAGGTGCTCTACGACCGCGACCCGCGCACCCGCGTGGAGAAGGTCGCCCCGTGGCTGACCACGGACTCCAAGACCTACCCAGCCGTGGTGGACGGCCGCGTGAAGTGGATCGTGGACGGCTACACCACGCTGTCCCAGATGCCGTACTCCACGCGCAACTCCCTGCAGGACACCACCCAGGACGCCCTGAACCCGGACGGCACCACCCAGCGTCTGATCACCGACAACGTCGGCTACATCCGCAACTCTGTCAAGGCCACCGTGGACGCCTACGACGGCTCCGTGGAGCTCTACGCCTTCGACGAAACCGACCCGGTGCTCAAGGCATGGCAGGGCATCTTCCCGGACACGGTGCGCCCGGAGTCTGACATCTCGGATTCTCTGCGCGAGCACCTGCGCTACCCGGAGGACCTGTTCAAGGTGCAGCGCGACCTTTTGGCGCGCTACCACGTGGATGACCCGGGCGTGTTCTTCAACAACGACGCCTTCTGGTCCGTGCCGAACGACCCGACCGCCCCTGAGGGCCGCGGACAGCTGAACCAGCCGCCGTACTACGTCGTGGCAGCAGACCCGGAGACGGACAAGGCCTCCTTCCAGCTGATCACCCCGTTCCGCGGCCTGAACCGCGAGTTCCTGTCTGCGCACATGGCGGTGTCCTCCGACCCGGAGACGTACGGCGACATCACCGTGCGCGTGCTGCCGACGAACAAGCAGACCCAGGGCCCGAAGCAGGCGCAGGACGCCCTGATGTCCTCCGACCAGGTTGCCCGCGACCGCACGCTGTGGGAGGGCACCAACGACCTGAAGAACGGCAACCTGCTCACCCTGCCGGTGGGCGGCGGCGAGATCCTCTACGTCGAGCCGATCTACTCGCAGCGCAAGGACCAGGAATCGGCCTTCCCGAAGCTGCTTCGCGTGCTGGTGTTCTACCGCGGCCAGGTGGGCTACGCGCCGACGATCTCTCAGGCGCTTGACCAGGTGGGCATCCACTCCTCGGCCGCCCAGGACATCGAGGTTGTGGACGAGAACGCCGGCGACGACGCCAAGCCGGAAGGTGAGAACCAGGAGGCGAAGCCGGAAGGCGACGCCCAGCCGGAGGATGGCCAGGACGCTCCGCAGGTGAATAAGGACGAGGCGATGAGCAACATCAACGACGCCCTGCGCAACCTGGAGAGCGCTCGCGACGGCTCCTTCGAGGAGTACGGCCGTGCACTCGACCGCCTTGACCGCGCGGTGGAGGAGTACCAGCGGGCGCAGTAAGCACGATCCGCGCCAGCGCGCCACTCGAGCACAAAAACGATAGCGCCAAACCTCCAATGAGCAGGAGGTTTGGCGCTATTAGTTGGTGTATGTATAGTAACTCCACGTTGCCGGTTACGGCGACAGGCGATAATCACATAGACGCCCGACGCGGGGTGGAGCAGCTCGGTAGCTCGCTGGGCTCATAACCCAGAGGTCGTAGGTTCGAATCCTGCCCCCGCTACCAACTTCCAAGCCCCTACCAGGAGAAACACTGGTAGGGGCTTTAGTTATTTCTCTTAAGGCGCACGTCCTGGGACTCAAATCGGGACTTTAGCGATGGCATTTTGTCACTTAAGCCGGTTTGGAAGTGATGGGGTTAAGTGACAATTTTCGATTTTGTGACCTTGGATGACTGTGTCGTTTTGAGGAGTCGTCTGCACGGATTTCAGAAGTCCTCTGTACTATCGCCATCCACTCCGGAGAGGCCGCGGACGTTCGTCCACTTCATCTGGAACGCGATTCGACAGAGCGCATTCAATACGATGGTCTTTTTCTCCCTGCGAAGGATGGGGGCAGTTTAGGGTGCCAGGGTGTTGACCAGATCGAGGAATTCCTCAGCGTAGGCAATTTGCTTGCGTAGCTTTTCGTAGCGGGTGCGCGTCTCCTCACGAATGTCGGCAAGGGTGGCCTTGGCATCACTCCGTGCCTGCTGTGCGGTATCACTTTCCTGCCCGCCATCTGAACTATGAAGAATCTCCGCAGCTTCCAGGAATTCCCGCATCTGATCCAGAGTAAACCCCAGCGGTTTCATCCGTCGCACCAGCAAAACACGACGTACATCAGCCTCACTATAAAGCCTGAACCCACCAGGGCTACGCCCCGATGGGGTAATCAGGCCGACGTTGTCATAATAACGCAAGGTGGGAATCGACAACCCCGTCTGGTCAACGACCTCGCCGATCTTGAAATTACTGTTTTGCATTGCCTGTTCTCCTTCACGGTGATGTTGCCCACGGGTTCCTGTGCCTGGGTTGGCGGTTGAGTAAAACTCCCGCTACCATGACCACCATCACCAAACCTAAAGTTACTAGAGGGTTGGATTCCTTTCGGGCGTTCGCCCAGTTACCTATCCCCTCAAAGATTGGACATCTATGACTGAAACTAGCACGGCGGCCCCCCGCCCCCTCCTGAGTCCAGACGGCGCTGATGCCCCTACCGGGATCATCGCATCCTTCCGTTACGCATTTTCTTCCCCCGCCCGTATCCGTATAGAGATTCTGGCCGGACTGGCGGTATCCCTGGCGCTGATCCCTGAGGCCATTGCCTTTTCCATCCTTGCCGGTGTTGACCCAGCCATGGGTCTGTTTTCCTCGGTAGTCATGGCCATTGCGATCGCCTTTACCGGTGGCCGCCCGGCAATGACCACCGGCGCCACCGGGGCTATTGCCCTAGTCATTGCTCCTGTGGCGCGTGGTTACGGGATGGATTATTTCATCGCCACCGTCCTGTTGGGCGGTGTCCTACAAATCGTGCTCGGCGCCCTCGGTGTGGCGAAACTTCAGCGTTTTATCCCCCGATCGGTGATGCTGGGTTTCGTCAATGCACTGGGCATTATGATTTTCACCGCCCAACTCGAACACCTCATTGATGTGCCTTGGATAGTCTACCCACTCGTCGGCTTGGGTGTGGTGATCATGATTTTCTTCCCCAAGCTCACCAGTGTGATCCCCGCCCCGCTGGTCACGATTATCGTGCTCACCGGTTTGGTCATTGCCGCCGGTTTGACTGTCCCGACGGTCTCGGACATGGGCAAGATGCCGGAGACCTTACCGTCCCTGTTTATTCCGAACGTGCCGTGGACGTTGGAGACCCTGCAGATCATCGCGCCTTATGCCCTGGCCATGGCCGTGGTCGGTCTCATGGAATCGTTGATGACCGCCAAGCTCGTCGATGACATCACCGACACTCATTCCGATAAAACTCGTGAATCCTGGGGACAGGGGGTGGCTAATATTGCCTCCGGTTTCTTCGGCGGCATGGGTGGCTGCGCGATGATCGGTCAAACCATGATCAACGTCCGCGAATCCGGGGCACGTACCCGCCTATCCACCCTGTTAGCCGGTGTGTTCCTGCTGGTCCTGGTCCTGGCACTGGGCGACATCGTTGGCATGATCCCGATGGCTGCGCTGGTGGCAATCATGATCATGGTCTCGGTCGGCACCATCGACTGGCACTCGGTGCATCCACGCACCCTTAAACTCATGCCGGTCTCTGAGACCATTGTTATGGCCGTGACGATTATTGCCACCCTAGCCACCAGCAACCTGGCCATTGGTGTGGTGTTGGGTGTGGTCACCGCGATGATCATGTTCGCCCGTCGGATGGCACATATCGCTTCCATTGAAAAGGTCTCCGAGATCGACGGCGACGGCGATGGCGAGATTGATACTCGTACCTACCGGGTGCATGGCCAGTTGTTTTGGGCATCAAGCAATGACCTGGTTTATCGCTTTGATTACACCGATTCTGCCCGTCATATCACTATTGATCTCACTGAGGCGGAGATCTGGGATGCCTCCACGGTCGCGACCTTTGACGCGATTACGCAGAAGTTCCAGGACAGAGGCAAAACCGTGTCCATTATCGGGCTCGACGGTCCCAGTCAGGACCGGCTGAACCGCCTGTCTGGCCGGCTTGGCACCGGCCACTAACATCCCCCGACTCGAGCACATCGACTTGGCGCCCCAACTTATAACCGGGGCGCCAGTTTATTGGTGCTGTTGCAAAGTTGGGGCATAGGAAGAGCATAAAAGAAGCGTAGCGGTTAACCGCTACGCTGTGTTGTGGGGATTTTTACTTTTTACGGTGCACGTGTTCTAGTTAGTGGTTCGTTTCTTTCCTCGGGTGATTGCGACGGTATTCCTCGACTAAGTGAGCAATACCCGGCGCAGCCTGGGACAACATCCAGGTCATAAGCGCTATAAGAACCCCTATGACGATAAGTGTTAACGCCAACCAGCCCAGTGTTGGGCCGATGCCGTTGGCCTCCTGGACCTGCGCACCGACAACGCCGTGAAAGCGTCAGCGGCTCTGTTTAAAGATGTCGGCGCGCAGGTCCAGGACGACCACGTCGCTTTAATGAGATCCCATGACTGGCGCACGGTGCTCAATAACCGGGCCATCGCGCGAGGGGTGCCCGCCCAGGTGCGTGCAGCCTACTTCGGGCATGACGTCGACGTGAACGCGCGCAACTACACGGATTGGACTGATGTCGACGCTATGCGGGGAGCCTTGAATCTCGGTGAAGAAAGTGGGACTCAAAACGGGACTTAAGAGTCGGTAATCCGCGGTAAGGCGCAGTAAGGCCCAGTATGCTTATACCTCTCTAATCAGCAGGTAAAAGGGTAATAACTGCAGGTGGCTCGAACTTGAGGGTGAGAACCCAGAGGTCGTTGGTTCGAATCCAGCCCCCGCTACCAACGTGATTGCAACCCGGCCAGAGAGAAACTCTCTGACCGGGTTTTTGCATTTGGTTGCTTGCGTAGGCGTAGTCCGCTGAGCAGCCTTTTGCTCCCGAGATTGCGGCATTGCTGTGGGACAATCAGGCGGTTACCAGAAGCACAATAGGGACGCCGTAATGACTGATACCTCAGAGATTCTCGATTCGATCACCCCAAAGCAAACAGCCAAGGTCAACAGCCTGAATGAGTTCCCGCGCGAGGATGCTCAGGGCATGGTCATCTATAACGCCGTGCTGTACCGTTAACCCGTAGCCCAAGGCACGACAGAGCAGTAACCCGTGAGGATCATCCTCATGGGTTTTGTTTGCCTTTATGCGTGCCCCGCGTCAGGACTGCATAAGCGTGCTCTTAATACCTGGTGAATGAAGCGCCGTTGAGCTTTTCAAAGGTCGTGGTCGGGCCGACTGGTAGCTTTTTGTCCAGCGCATCGACGTAGGCGGCGATCTGTGACATGGGAACCAAGTACGTGGGCATGGGGCTGACCATGATGGAACCGGTCTGATCGTAACGATCGATGTGGGCGTTGAGGGCCATGGGGAGCTTGTTGCGCTTCTCCGCCTCCCCGCCGACGGCCATGATGACGGCGCGCGGCCGCGTCGGCAGACAGGACGCTTCGTACAGGCAAGTCGACACTGTCTCCCAATAGGGGGTGTTCTTTGGCAAGTAGGTGAAGTCTCCCGTCGTCGCGGGCTTGAGCTTGTCGCCCCAGACCTTCGAATCGATGAGGAGTAGGCCGCGCGGGGAAATGGTCAAATGGTCGATATTGGCGGATTCGCGCCCATTTTTGTGGATGGTGATGTCCTCCACCAGCGAATATTCGTCATCGAGTCCCTGCTCCAGCATCTTAGAGACCTCGATCTCGCCCCATGCGCCGGTGAGCCAACGCTGTTCATCGGCGGTGAGCTGGCTCGGCTCTGGGATCTTGCCGTTCTCGATTTTGTAGAACTCCTCCCCGGCGACGCGCTTGGCGTCGTTCACCGCGGCTTCCATTGCGGCCTTCTTCCGCTTCTCCAGCTGCGGGTCGTGCGGGGTGATGGATTTGTAGCCGACGACAAAGATGATGGCGTCCCCAATGAAAATCGGCCATCTCAGCCAGGAGCCGGTCAAAATACACAGCAGCCCGATGAATGCGATAAAGCCGACAACGACGAAGAGCAGAAGGAGCTTCGCCACCTTCGGGCCCGGATCGTTTGACCGGTCGAACTGGGCTGCGTAAACCTCGGGATGCAGGCGCTTGACGACGGCCTCTATCACCTCATCGATCGCGCCCTCCGCAACTGACCCGTACCGCTTCGCCATGCTCGCTACTCCTTGAGTCTGAATGAATCCTCCAAAAGACTAGCGCGACGGGCGATGTTTCCTCTGGAAAACATTGGGGTCACGTCCACTACGCACGCTGACCTGGATGCTTCGACCAGACTGATCAGTGATCAGCGAAGTGCTGGACGCAGAAATAGTGTCCCGTCTCCGGGTCTTGCGCGATACCGATACCTACCTTCGGAGCGCGCCCGTTAGTGCCCATGGCACTGGCGTGCCCCGGAGACTGCGAAAACATGGCGACGAAGTACTTGTAATCGATCTGGCTCATTGCCACATTCTCCCGCCCCCTCGTGTTGTACCCCGAATGCCAAATCTCATCTCCCGGAGTCTGCGCCAGTTCGTCTGCAAACCGCTGTGCAGTCGCGTCCAGGGACGGGTCATAGGTGATCGGGCGCAGTGCCTTATCACGAGAACGCCATGCAACCAGTTGCTGGAACTGATCCTGTTTCGCTTGCTGGATCTCGCTCGGAGTCAGGGTCGGGTTCTTCTTGTCGATAGGGTTGTGGAACTGCTTGCACTCCCAGTAGTTCGGAGTGCCATAGACGCACCCATCCGCATCCGCTTTACGTCCACCATTCGACGGGGCAGAAGCGTTGGACTGCTTCCGGGTGTTCGCCGGAGCTGACTGCGCACCCGCGTCGCTACGAGTAGAAGATGAGGACAAATCCTCGCTTCCAAAGAGCAATCCGAGGATCAGGACGATGACGGTGACAGCAGCACCGGCGTACTGCATGAGTTGTTGTGGGTTAGGCACGGGTTTACTTCCTCAGAAAACCAATGACGTGGGGATGTAACGACCCCTTCATAATAGGGGGTGCAGGCGAGACCTCTTATTTTCACGTGGAATCCGAAAGGGGCTTACCCCCACGCCTCCAGCACCGCCTCGCCGACACCGGCAGCGGACGTTGGGTTCTGGCCGGTGATGAGGTTGCCGTCGACGATGACGTGCTTGGTCATCGGGATCTTGGCGGTGGTGTACTCCCCGGCTTGGTCGCGGAGTTTCTCCTCCAGGCTGAAGGGGACCTCCTCGGTGCGGCGGGCGAGTTTCTCTTCGGTCCAGGAGTAGCCGGTGACGTGGCGGCCGTCGAGAAGCATGCGCCCGTTGGCGAGGGTGACGTCGAGCAGACCGCACGGGCCGTGGCAGACGGCGGCAACGATCTTGTCTGCGTCGGCAAAGTGGGCGACGGCCTTTTTCACGTCGTCATTGGCGAAGTCGAACATGGTGCCGTGGCCGCCGATGAGGTAGATGCCGGCGAATTCGTCGAGGTTCACATCCGTGATGGCCGGGGTGTCGTCGAGTTGGTTCATGAACTCGGGGTCCTCGTAGCGCTTGTTGGTGCCGCCGAGCTGGATCACTGGGGTTTTCAGGCTCACCGGGTCGATGGGCACGGCGCCGCCGTCGACGCTGGCGAGGGTGACTTCGTGGCCGGCCTCGGTGAGTACGTCGTAGAAGTGCGTGTACTCGCCCAGCCACATGCCGGTGTGGATGCCGGAGTCGGTGTAGCGGTGGACACTGGTGGAAAGCGCAAGAAATTTCATGCGCCCCATTGAACCACCAGCGCTCCCGCCGGGTAGCGGGCCTACGTGGCCAGGTTGCGGACCAGCAGGCGGTCCACCTGGTCCGCCAGGTCCGGGGCTTGCGTGTCAAAGTCGCCGGGCAGCTCCCGGTCCGCTCCAGCAATGGCGTCCGCGTCCGGCTCACCGGTAGCCATCGCTGCCTTAGCCGCGTCGAGCAGCCGCTGCAGGCGGGGCACGTTGAGCTGGTACGCGCCGTCGTGTTCTGGGCCTTCCACGGGTTGGATCCAGCCCGTGGCGGTGAAGATGAACATGCGGGTTTCCAGCATGTTCGCCTTCAACCCGAGTTTGTCTTTCGGATCTCCCAGGCCTCGCACGTAGCCCCGGCGGGCCTCGCGCACGGTGCCGTCGGTGTCCAGGACAGGTCCTGAGTGATCGTCAGCGTTACACGCGATGTCGGCCAACATATGCAGTTCTCGGGGGAAGAGCGACGGTGGATTTGCGCAGTACACGGCGGCTCTCAATATCTCGCCCAAGGGCGCCTCCTTTATGCGGTTGTGGTGGAACAAGCGGACATTATAAAAACCCGCTCGACGCTTGTGGTGCGATTCGTCGAACGGGTGTGTGATCAGTCGGATTGGGTGGAGCTATCTATTCGCTCCCTGAGTTGGAGGAGGAGTTCAGTTTCTGAATTTAAAGCCTCGCGCCAGTCAGAGACGGCATTGTCTTTTCTATATGGAAGTATTGTGAAGGACGCACCAATAAGAGCTAGTGAAGTCCTGTATGCGAATCGTAAAGACTCAAGCTCTAACGAATCCGGGTTGAGTTCAGGCGCT
It includes:
- a CDS encoding MerR family transcriptional regulator: MQNSNFKIGEVVDQTGLSIPTLRYYDNVGLITPSGRSPGGFRLYSEADVRRVLLVRRMKPLGFTLDQMREFLEAAEILHSSDGGQESDTAQQARSDAKATLADIREETRTRYEKLRKQIAYAEEFLDLVNTLAP
- a CDS encoding PPA1309 family protein, whose amino-acid sequence is MMEAVEFVHAEGWDAPPTLFGLVPTQLLVDELGHLDDSSPLTLVVQDLPEHILPGSEELGEYVSRIAWPRDVQGVILAQEIVFKDASAGEAAEPRPARLFSGVLREEDIDQTLLQLRLTEDELEERGAFAQDDIELRGGPGVAPGVVAALRYGLEQDPDELV
- a CDS encoding type 1 glutamine amidotransferase domain-containing protein, which codes for MKFLALSTSVHRYTDSGIHTGMWLGEYTHFYDVLTEAGHEVTLASVDGGAVPIDPVSLKTPVIQLGGTNKRYEDPEFMNQLDDTPAITDVNLDEFAGIYLIGGHGTMFDFANDDVKKAVAHFADADKIVAAVCHGPCGLLDVTLANGRMLLDGRHVTGYSWTEEKLARRTEEVPFSLEEKLRDQAGEYTTAKIPMTKHVIVDGNLITGQNPTSAAGVGEAVLEAWG
- a CDS encoding nuclease-related domain-containing protein encodes the protein MAKRYGSVAEGAIDEVIEAVVKRLHPEVYAAQFDRSNDPGPKVAKLLLLFVVVGFIAFIGLLCILTGSWLRWPIFIGDAIIFVVGYKSITPHDPQLEKRKKAAMEAAVNDAKRVAGEEFYKIENGKIPEPSQLTADEQRWLTGAWGEIEVSKMLEQGLDDEYSLVEDITIHKNGRESANIDHLTISPRGLLLIDSKVWGDKLKPATTGDFTYLPKNTPYWETVSTCLYEASCLPTRPRAVIMAVGGEAEKRNKLPMALNAHIDRYDQTGSIMVSPMPTYLVPMSQIAAYVDALDKKLPVGPTTTFEKLNGASFTRY
- a CDS encoding CAP domain-containing protein translates to MPNPQQLMQYAGAAVTVIVLILGLLFGSEDLSSSSTRSDAGAQSAPANTRKQSNASAPSNGGRKADADGCVYGTPNYWECKQFHNPIDKKNPTLTPSEIQQAKQDQFQQLVAWRSRDKALRPITYDPSLDATAQRFADELAQTPGDEIWHSGYNTRGRENVAMSQIDYKYFVAMFSQSPGHASAMGTNGRAPKVGIGIAQDPETGHYFCVQHFADH
- a CDS encoding UPF0182 family protein, which encodes MTTIGVLGLILFLLPMAVGLYTDFLWFGEVDFRGVFNRVILVRVVLFIIFALLGGAITWIAARLAWRGRPQEQAAPFDQAAQYRQQVQQSVRGMLVWVPVVVAILSGLAGQRMWRVFMLWFNGGEFGSTDAQFGKDLGFYAFTLPGISAVVDTLSMLLLVAFLVAAVGHYLLGGIRIGNKVSGISGHISKNARIQLAVTAGLWMLLKAVSYWLERYYLLYSENDIFTGASYTTVNAMLPAKIILTVIAVLVAAAFFASIVYRDFRVPVMATVLMLLSSLVVGNVWPALMEQFSVKPNRQAKEYEYIGRNIEATREAYGLTDDNVTYLDNWGAGNTSNSDVASDAATISNLRLLDPEIISPTFTQNQQLRNFYGFPDQLAMDRYQVDGELRDFVVAAREMDPNSLSENQRDWINRHTVYTHGNGFIAAQANTVDEAAQDAGSTRGGLPIFTVSDLQSNAAAKASEDAEELGIKVDEPRIYYGPVIASAEDGLDYAIVGEAGQGPVEYDTDNSTYTYDGKGGVDIGNIFNRLAYTVKYQELNFLLSDRVGGDSKVLYDRDPRTRVEKVAPWLTTDSKTYPAVVDGRVKWIVDGYTTLSQMPYSTRNSLQDTTQDALNPDGTTQRLITDNVGYIRNSVKATVDAYDGSVELYAFDETDPVLKAWQGIFPDTVRPESDISDSLREHLRYPEDLFKVQRDLLARYHVDDPGVFFNNDAFWSVPNDPTAPEGRGQLNQPPYYVVAADPETDKASFQLITPFRGLNREFLSAHMAVSSDPETYGDITVRVLPTNKQTQGPKQAQDALMSSDQVARDRTLWEGTNDLKNGNLLTLPVGGGEILYVEPIYSQRKDQESAFPKLLRVLVFYRGQVGYAPTISQALDQVGIHSSAAQDIEVVDENAGDDAKPEGENQEAKPEGDAQPEDGQDAPQVNKDEAMSNINDALRNLESARDGSFEEYGRALDRLDRAVEEYQRAQ
- a CDS encoding SulP family inorganic anion transporter; the protein is MTETSTAAPRPLLSPDGADAPTGIIASFRYAFSSPARIRIEILAGLAVSLALIPEAIAFSILAGVDPAMGLFSSVVMAIAIAFTGGRPAMTTGATGAIALVIAPVARGYGMDYFIATVLLGGVLQIVLGALGVAKLQRFIPRSVMLGFVNALGIMIFTAQLEHLIDVPWIVYPLVGLGVVIMIFFPKLTSVIPAPLVTIIVLTGLVIAAGLTVPTVSDMGKMPETLPSLFIPNVPWTLETLQIIAPYALAMAVVGLMESLMTAKLVDDITDTHSDKTRESWGQGVANIASGFFGGMGGCAMIGQTMINVRESGARTRLSTLLAGVFLLVLVLALGDIVGMIPMAALVAIMIMVSVGTIDWHSVHPRTLKLMPVSETIVMAVTIIATLATSNLAIGVVLGVVTAMIMFARRMAHIASIEKVSEIDGDGDGEIDTRTYRVHGQLFWASSNDLVYRFDYTDSARHITIDLTEAEIWDASTVATFDAITQKFQDRGKTVSIIGLDGPSQDRLNRLSGRLGTGH